A section of the Tamandua tetradactyla isolate mTamTet1 chromosome 4, mTamTet1.pri, whole genome shotgun sequence genome encodes:
- the RAB25 gene encoding ras-related protein Rab-25, producing the protein MGTGTEEDYNFVFKVVLIGESGVGKTNLLSRFTRNEFSHDSRTTIGVEFSSRTVMLGTAAAVKAQIWDTAGLERYRAITSAYYRGAVGALLVFDLTKHQTYAVVEQWLKELYDHAEATIVVMLVGNKSDLSQAREVPTDEARMFAENNGLLFLETSALDSTNVELAFETVLKEIFTKVSRQRESAVPTNAVMLRGAAGQETGAGAMRACCISL; encoded by the exons tGGTCCTGATCGGCGAGTCAGGCGTGGGCAAGACCAACCTGCTGTCCCGGTTCACGCGCAACGAGTTCAGCCACGACAGCCGCACCACCATTGGGGTTGAGTTCTCCAGCCGCACTGTCATGCTCGGCACAGCCGCCGCCGTCAAGGCTCAGATCTGGGACACAGCCGGCCTGGAGCGGTACCGAGCCATCACCTCCGC GTACTACCGCGGTGCCGTGGGGGCCCTGCTGGTGTTCGACCTGACCAAGCATCAGACCTACGCTGTGGTGGAGCAATGGCTGAAGGAGCTCTACGACCACGCCGAGGCCACCATTGTCGTCATGCTCGTGGGTAACAAAAGCGACCTCAGCCAGGCTCGGGAGGTGCCCACTGACGAGGCCCGCATGTTTGCCG AAAATAATGGGCTGCTATTCCTGGAGACCTCAGCCCTGGACTCCACAAATGTCGAGCTGGCTTTCGAGACCGTTCTCAAAG AGATCTTCACAAAGGTGTCCAGGCAGAGGGAGAGCGCCGTCCCGACCAACGCGGTCATGCTGAGGGGCGCGGCGGGGCAGGAGACGGGGGCCGGGGCGATGAGAGCCTGTTGCATCAGCCTCTGA